Proteins encoded in a region of the Mucilaginibacter sabulilitoris genome:
- a CDS encoding GH92 family glycosyl hydrolase produces the protein MQFKRSIYLLGLLTFLCGNNFAQTKGAQQTRDEVDYVNPLIGTAIKGFGKGLLEGNGGGGTMPCVNVPFAMTNFVAQTRENKMSYMVYQYEDNSVIGLTASHQPTVWMGDYGYVSVMPQVGKLRVLPKERVLSFDHRDEVSKPYYYSVKLKTTGADKIKAEIAGANTCGMFRFTFPKADQAHIIIQGINLNPALKDWANDYTARIKKLKGYVYVDTVNNEITGYNPDRQSAQLGPELKNFKGYFVIKFNKQIKKYGTWDKQVINKGSHEQYGTRMGAFISFRTKANDEVKVVVATSFISIDQARYNLKREIPDWDFDKVVSATRNQWQQALKSIQISGVTNTQKTIFYTAMFHTLLFPRQFSEYGKYYSAFDDKVHHGSSYNDYSLWDTFRALHPLLTLTQPQRVDGMVESLLQMYKEGGWMPMWPNPTYTNIMIGTHADAVVADAYVKGFRGFNTKLAYEALHKDSYDAPDGDTHKRWGDRDLWTSFEARGGLTNYHKLGYIPVDKTSESVSRTIEYAVDDYAVAQVAKGLGKDDDYKQLIAWSKNYQNVYNSATGFMAPRNSDGSFSAKPDSGFTEGTKWTYTFGAMHDVPGMIKIMGGEKKFADKLTRNFTEGHYHADNEPGHHYLYLFNYCGMPWKTQELVREHASSQNFRNAPVGINGNDDCGQTSAWYIFNTLGFYPVAPASGSYSIGAPQFPYMVLNLQHGKKLVIKATGLSAQNKYVKEITFNGKPIKDYQISHQDIAGGGTLAFTMAGTPQKL, from the coding sequence ATGCAATTTAAACGCAGTATTTATCTGTTAGGATTACTGACCTTTTTATGTGGAAATAATTTTGCGCAAACCAAGGGCGCTCAACAAACACGGGATGAAGTGGATTATGTTAACCCACTTATAGGCACAGCCATTAAAGGTTTTGGCAAGGGTTTGTTGGAGGGCAACGGCGGCGGCGGCACTATGCCTTGTGTTAACGTACCGTTTGCCATGACCAACTTTGTTGCCCAAACCCGCGAAAACAAAATGAGTTACATGGTTTATCAATATGAAGACAACTCGGTTATAGGGCTTACTGCCAGTCACCAGCCCACAGTTTGGATGGGCGATTACGGTTATGTTTCGGTAATGCCGCAAGTAGGCAAACTCAGGGTTTTGCCAAAAGAACGTGTGCTGTCATTTGACCATAGAGATGAAGTTTCCAAACCTTACTATTATTCAGTTAAATTAAAAACTACAGGTGCCGATAAAATTAAAGCCGAGATTGCCGGCGCCAATACTTGTGGTATGTTCAGGTTTACTTTCCCCAAGGCAGATCAGGCACATATTATCATCCAGGGGATTAACCTTAACCCGGCACTTAAAGACTGGGCTAATGATTACACGGCAAGAATAAAAAAACTGAAAGGTTATGTTTATGTAGATACCGTGAATAACGAAATAACCGGCTATAACCCCGACCGGCAATCGGCACAGTTAGGGCCCGAACTAAAGAATTTTAAAGGTTATTTTGTTATCAAATTTAATAAACAGATTAAAAAATATGGTACCTGGGATAAGCAGGTGATCAATAAAGGCAGCCATGAGCAATACGGCACGCGAATGGGTGCTTTTATTTCCTTCCGTACAAAAGCGAACGATGAGGTTAAGGTTGTTGTAGCTACATCTTTCATCAGCATTGATCAGGCAAGGTATAACCTCAAGCGGGAAATTCCTGATTGGGATTTTGATAAGGTTGTCAGCGCTACCCGCAATCAATGGCAGCAGGCCTTAAAATCAATCCAGATAAGCGGGGTGACCAACACACAGAAGACTATTTTTTACACGGCAATGTTCCATACGCTGTTGTTTCCGCGCCAGTTTTCGGAGTACGGCAAATATTACAGCGCTTTTGATGATAAAGTTCACCATGGTTCGTCATATAATGATTATTCTCTTTGGGATACCTTCAGGGCATTGCATCCATTATTAACGTTAACCCAACCGCAACGGGTTGATGGCATGGTGGAGTCGTTACTGCAAATGTACAAAGAGGGTGGATGGATGCCCATGTGGCCAAACCCAACCTATACCAATATTATGATAGGTACACATGCTGATGCCGTTGTTGCTGATGCGTATGTAAAAGGTTTCAGAGGGTTTAATACCAAATTAGCTTACGAGGCCTTGCACAAGGATTCCTATGACGCTCCGGATGGTGACACCCATAAAAGATGGGGCGACCGTGACCTTTGGACAAGCTTTGAAGCCAGGGGTGGGCTAACCAATTATCATAAGTTGGGATATATACCGGTTGATAAAACAAGTGAATCCGTTTCGCGCACTATTGAGTATGCTGTTGATGACTACGCGGTGGCGCAGGTTGCCAAAGGATTAGGAAAAGATGATGATTACAAGCAATTAATAGCCTGGAGTAAAAATTATCAAAACGTTTATAACAGCGCTACCGGCTTTATGGCTCCCCGTAACTCCGACGGCAGCTTTTCTGCCAAGCCAGATTCCGGCTTTACAGAGGGCACCAAATGGACCTATACTTTTGGCGCTATGCACGACGTTCCGGGGATGATCAAGATTATGGGCGGCGAGAAAAAGTTTGCTGATAAACTAACCAGAAATTTTACCGAGGGTCATTACCATGCCGACAATGAACCCGGTCATCATTATCTTTATCTTTTTAATTATTGTGGTATGCCCTGGAAAACCCAGGAACTGGTAAGGGAACATGCCTCATCGCAAAATTTCAGAAACGCACCGGTGGGCATTAACGGTAATGACGATTGTGGTCAAACTTCGGCATGGTACATTTTTAATACCTTAGGGTTTTACCCGGTAGCGCCCGCTTCGGGTTCCTATAGTATTGGCGCTCCCCAATTCCCTTATATGGTTTTAAACTTGCAGCATGGCAAAAAACTGGTTATTAAGGCAACTGGCTTATCAGCCCAAAATAAATATGTTAAAGAGATAACTTTTAATGGAAAGCCGATAAAAGATTACCAGATATCACATCAGGACATTGCAGGTGGCGGAACTTTAGCTTTTACAATGGCAGGCACTCCGCAAAAGCTATAG
- a CDS encoding TlpA family protein disulfide reductase, protein MNNKLLLIIYLFLITSITTQAQTANSNNPALNDRGYLVKTGEQAPNDFEFALTDGTKTSLKQLRGKVVILQFTASWCSVCREEMPHLQAQVWNAYKNKGLVLIGVDRDEPLKKVQKFQKDMKITYNVALDPGANIFGRFADKKSGVTRNVVIDRDGRIVYLTRLYDEQEFASMLKVIDNLINNKNARVN, encoded by the coding sequence ATGAACAACAAACTTTTACTTATAATTTATTTATTCCTGATTACCAGCATTACCACGCAAGCCCAGACGGCTAATAGCAATAATCCGGCTTTAAATGATCGCGGTTACCTGGTTAAAACGGGTGAACAAGCTCCCAATGATTTTGAATTCGCATTAACAGATGGCACCAAAACATCGTTAAAACAACTGCGTGGTAAAGTGGTGATACTTCAGTTTACGGCCAGCTGGTGCAGTGTATGCCGCGAGGAAATGCCACACCTGCAAGCACAGGTATGGAACGCTTACAAAAACAAGGGCCTTGTACTTATTGGTGTTGACCGAGACGAACCACTTAAAAAAGTGCAGAAGTTTCAAAAGGACATGAAAATAACCTATAACGTGGCGCTTGACCCGGGTGCCAATATTTTTGGGCGCTTTGCCGATAAAAAAAGCGGGGTTACCCGAAACGTAGTGATTGACCGGGATGGCCGCATTGTATACCTCACCCGCCTGTACGATGAACAGGAATTTGCCTCTATGCTTAAAGTTATTGATAACCTTATAAATAATAAAAACGCGCGAGTAAATTAA
- a CDS encoding SusC/RagA family TonB-linked outer membrane protein — MSKNYKLLWAILLPFILIQTVAAQSVKISGVVTAKSDGLPLPGVSVSIKGTTNGTQTNSDGKFTLNAKANDVLRITYIGFTPKELPVTQNQTDLRITLDELANSLNEVVITALNISKDKKSLGYAVQGLKSKDISEAKETNLVNALSGKIAGVNVTSSQGDMGSSRIVIRGETSVSGNNQPLFVVDGLPIDNTQQLGTAGSRDFANPISDINSEDIESISVLKGPNAAALYGSRAAAGVILIKTKTGKGIKGIGVTINSNTSFSNLLGLPKYQNEYGQGSNGQFSYVDGKGGGINDGVDESWGPALDGRLIPQFNSGGKPVPFIAHPDNVSSFFKTGVTLNNGVSLGGSGDKYDFRLSYNNLHQTGVIPNTSQGRNSFLLNGTYKLTSKLTLTAIANYVKDDADNLPGAGGKRATSTMLQFTWFGRQVDVSQLRNYRDANGNNINWNNSYYSNPYFMAYENTVGQTRNRFIGSAELNYKIIDGLSANFRTGTDYYNDRRKIKVAYGTNGTPFGSYEEDAYDFTETNTEGRLQYTKKLNDDFSIDALIGGNIRARSFENNDQKAPKLAVADLYTLSNSRDPLISSNTYNKSKIYSYFASGQIGFRNYAFLNVTARNDWSSTLPKASLSYFYPSINGSLVLSEALDIKSDILSYVKLRGGWSKVGKDTDPYNLLNTYAFTAPFGTNPQQSANSIDLNPNLKPEITTSAEAGFELGFFNDRIRLDASVYNTNSKNQIISVDVSPTTGYSQKLINGGTINNKGLEVQLGLTPVKLKDFNWDVNVNYSRNKSKVVSLDKDGNLQSYILGTDGNVQILAAVGQPYGAIYGNAFQRDASGQVIVAADGTPVIDPTKKYLGKFTPSWLGSINNSFTYKGINLSFLIDAHIGGSIYSGTNSTGTYTGILASTLPGRGAANGGLSYTVGQTTFNDGIIFNGVKADGSKNTTILSAQAYYKALTNADEPFVYSASYIKLREVKLGYTVPQKWANSIGFQGASVAVVGRNLWIIHKNAPNIDPETAFNTGNGQGLEDLTLPTVRNIGFNINLKF; from the coding sequence ATGTCAAAAAATTACAAATTATTATGGGCAATACTATTGCCTTTTATCCTCATCCAAACAGTTGCAGCGCAATCTGTTAAAATAAGCGGTGTGGTAACCGCCAAGTCCGATGGGTTACCGTTGCCGGGCGTAAGTGTTTCTATCAAAGGAACTACCAACGGAACACAAACCAACAGCGATGGTAAATTTACACTTAACGCCAAAGCGAACGATGTATTAAGAATAACTTACATTGGCTTCACTCCTAAAGAACTCCCCGTTACACAAAACCAAACTGATCTTCGAATAACCCTCGACGAGCTGGCCAACTCCTTAAATGAGGTGGTAATAACGGCGCTTAACATATCAAAAGATAAAAAGTCGTTGGGTTATGCTGTACAGGGATTGAAATCAAAAGACATATCTGAGGCCAAAGAAACAAACTTGGTAAATGCACTGAGCGGTAAAATAGCCGGTGTAAATGTAACCAGCAGCCAGGGCGATATGGGATCATCCCGAATCGTTATCCGCGGCGAAACCTCTGTATCTGGTAACAACCAGCCCCTGTTTGTTGTGGATGGCCTTCCTATTGATAATACCCAGCAGTTGGGCACGGCCGGATCAAGGGATTTCGCCAATCCTATATCTGATATCAATTCTGAAGATATAGAATCTATTTCGGTACTTAAAGGACCCAATGCCGCGGCGCTTTATGGTTCACGTGCTGCAGCCGGGGTAATACTAATCAAAACAAAAACAGGTAAAGGAATAAAAGGTATTGGTGTCACAATCAATTCAAATACATCTTTTTCAAATTTATTAGGCTTACCAAAATATCAAAATGAATACGGACAAGGTTCAAATGGCCAGTTTAGTTACGTTGACGGAAAAGGCGGCGGCATTAACGACGGTGTTGACGAAAGCTGGGGCCCGGCTTTGGACGGCCGACTTATTCCGCAGTTTAACTCAGGCGGAAAACCGGTACCCTTTATAGCCCACCCGGATAATGTGAGCAGTTTCTTTAAAACAGGTGTTACACTTAACAACGGTGTTTCGCTTGGCGGTTCAGGTGACAAATATGATTTTCGTTTGTCATATAATAATCTTCATCAAACTGGAGTAATTCCCAATACCTCTCAAGGCCGCAATTCGTTTTTGCTGAATGGTACCTATAAATTAACGTCTAAATTAACATTAACCGCCATTGCCAATTATGTTAAAGACGACGCCGATAATTTACCAGGTGCCGGTGGTAAACGCGCCACAAGCACCATGCTCCAATTTACCTGGTTTGGCCGCCAGGTTGATGTAAGCCAATTAAGAAATTACCGTGATGCTAATGGTAATAACATTAACTGGAATAACAGCTATTACAGCAACCCTTACTTTATGGCCTATGAAAATACGGTAGGTCAAACCCGTAACCGTTTTATAGGAAGCGCCGAACTGAATTATAAAATTATCGATGGTTTATCTGCAAACTTCCGTACCGGTACCGATTATTACAACGATCGCCGCAAAATCAAAGTGGCCTATGGTACCAATGGTACGCCATTTGGCTCTTACGAAGAAGATGCCTATGATTTTACCGAAACCAATACCGAGGGCAGGTTGCAATATACCAAGAAATTAAATGATGATTTCTCTATAGACGCGTTAATTGGCGGAAACATACGTGCAAGATCATTCGAAAACAACGATCAGAAAGCACCTAAATTAGCTGTGGCTGACTTATATACATTAAGCAACTCGCGTGATCCGCTTATATCATCAAATACCTATAATAAATCAAAAATATATAGCTATTTCGCCTCCGGACAAATAGGGTTCAGAAACTATGCTTTCTTAAACGTTACTGCGCGTAATGATTGGTCATCTACACTTCCAAAAGCAAGCTTGTCATACTTTTACCCTTCAATAAACGGAAGTTTAGTACTTTCAGAAGCGCTTGATATAAAAAGTGATATCTTGAGTTATGTTAAATTACGTGGCGGCTGGTCAAAAGTTGGTAAAGACACCGATCCGTATAATTTGTTAAATACTTATGCTTTCACTGCTCCCTTCGGTACTAACCCTCAACAAAGCGCTAACAGCATTGACCTTAATCCTAACCTGAAACCAGAAATTACCACTTCGGCAGAAGCTGGCTTCGAACTTGGTTTTTTTAACGACAGGATCCGTTTAGATGCAAGTGTTTACAATACGAATAGTAAAAACCAGATCATCAGCGTGGATGTGAGCCCAACCACAGGCTATAGCCAAAAACTAATCAATGGAGGTACAATTAACAATAAAGGACTGGAAGTTCAACTGGGTTTAACACCGGTAAAACTTAAAGATTTTAACTGGGATGTTAATGTAAACTATTCTCGTAATAAGAGCAAGGTTGTTTCGCTCGATAAAGATGGCAACCTGCAAAGTTATATATTAGGAACTGATGGCAATGTCCAAATATTAGCGGCTGTAGGGCAACCTTATGGTGCAATTTATGGAAATGCTTTTCAACGCGATGCCAGCGGTCAGGTAATAGTAGCTGCTGATGGTACTCCGGTTATTGACCCCACTAAGAAATATCTTGGCAAATTTACACCAAGCTGGTTAGGTAGTATCAATAACAGCTTTACTTATAAGGGCATTAATTTAAGTTTCCTGATTGACGCTCATATTGGCGGATCTATTTATTCCGGAACTAACAGTACCGGTACTTATACCGGCATACTGGCTTCCACCCTGCCGGGACGTGGTGCAGCCAACGGAGGGTTAAGCTATACTGTTGGCCAAACCACTTTCAACGATGGTATTATTTTTAATGGTGTAAAAGCCGATGGCAGCAAAAATACTACCATTTTATCGGCGCAGGCTTATTATAAGGCATTAACCAATGCCGATGAGCCATTTGTTTACAGCGCATCATATATTAAGTTAAGGGAGGTAAAACTGGGTTATACCGTGCCGCAAAAGTGGGCAAACAGCATTGGTTTCCAGGGAGCTTCTGTTGCTGTAGTCGGACGTAACCTGTGGATCATACACAAAAACGCTCCCAATATTGACCCGGAAACAGCTTTTAACACCGGCAACGGACAAGGTTTGGAAGACTTAACCCTGCCTACCGTGCGCAATATCGGTTTTAACATTAACCTTAAATTCTAA
- a CDS encoding SusD/RagB family nutrient-binding outer membrane lipoprotein, whose amino-acid sequence MKLKYTSIILSGALLLSLASCKKELSDINQNPNATQNPQPDYLLTGATKSTADTYWGIANNMDASLLFVQYWAKIQYTDPDRYIYTNGSFQELWTTGYSKSIVNLNKIISLADAQANPNYKGVALVLRSWVFTLLTDQYGDVPYKQATNIQQFLTPAYDAQKDVYFALLDDLKAAQASLDPSGKAILGDVVYGNNITSWKKFANSLRLRIALRIADREPEKAKQVLADVQAEGSGYISSNSEIAQFGYLDSPNQNPISNLFDTRDDYRISRTIVDQLFALNDPRLPIYASPTKDATPKTYVGIPNGLLVGDAANLGFTKTSKPGTYFTAPHAPAVIISYAEVLFDRAEIAARGFSAENAEDLYNQAIKASFLQYGISGTPVDTYLAQQTVKYDASNYKKSIGNQKWIALFGQGLEAFAEWRRLDYPQLKPAVAGALNGKMPVRFIYPGTEQSLNGTSYKAAVAHQGADVLTTKLWFDVN is encoded by the coding sequence ATGAAACTAAAATATACGTCCATCATATTATCAGGTGCATTGCTGCTATCATTGGCCTCATGCAAAAAGGAGCTGTCTGATATTAATCAAAACCCTAACGCTACACAAAACCCTCAGCCCGATTACCTGCTTACCGGGGCTACCAAGAGCACTGCAGATACCTATTGGGGAATCGCCAACAATATGGATGCCAGCTTGTTGTTTGTGCAATATTGGGCAAAAATTCAATACACTGACCCCGACAGGTATATCTATACCAATGGTTCATTTCAGGAATTATGGACTACAGGCTATTCTAAAAGTATTGTTAACCTCAATAAGATCATCTCATTGGCCGATGCTCAGGCTAATCCTAATTACAAAGGAGTGGCATTGGTTTTACGTTCATGGGTGTTTACTTTACTCACAGACCAGTACGGCGATGTGCCTTATAAACAAGCAACAAATATTCAACAGTTTTTAACCCCCGCTTATGATGCACAGAAAGATGTTTACTTTGCTCTACTCGATGATTTGAAGGCAGCACAAGCATCCCTTGATCCATCGGGCAAAGCTATTTTAGGCGATGTTGTTTACGGCAACAATATTACCTCATGGAAAAAGTTTGCTAACTCCCTGCGCCTGCGTATTGCGCTGCGTATTGCCGACCGCGAACCAGAAAAAGCTAAACAAGTATTAGCCGATGTACAAGCCGAAGGTAGTGGCTATATTAGCTCTAACAGCGAGATAGCGCAGTTTGGTTATTTAGATTCACCTAACCAAAACCCTATCAGTAATTTGTTTGACACGCGCGACGATTACCGTATCAGTAGAACCATTGTTGATCAGTTATTTGCATTGAATGATCCCCGCTTGCCTATTTATGCCAGCCCTACAAAAGATGCAACTCCTAAAACTTATGTGGGCATACCAAACGGTTTATTAGTGGGCGACGCTGCTAATCTGGGTTTTACCAAAACTTCAAAACCAGGCACTTATTTTACAGCGCCGCATGCTCCTGCGGTTATTATAAGCTATGCAGAGGTATTATTTGATCGTGCAGAGATAGCTGCACGCGGCTTTTCAGCCGAAAATGCCGAGGACCTGTATAACCAGGCCATAAAAGCCTCCTTTTTACAATATGGCATTAGCGGTACGCCTGTCGATACGTATTTGGCTCAGCAGACTGTTAAATATGATGCCTCTAATTATAAAAAATCCATAGGTAACCAAAAGTGGATAGCTTTATTTGGCCAGGGTCTCGAGGCATTTGCAGAATGGCGCCGGTTAGATTATCCGCAATTGAAACCTGCTGTTGCCGGCGCACTCAACGGGAAAATGCCTGTAAGGTTTATTTACCCCGGAACAGAGCAATCGCTTAACGGTACAAGTTATAAAGCTGCAGTTGCCCACCAGGGTGCCGACGTGCTTACTACCAAACTTTGGTTTGATGTAAACTAA